GACGTTGAGGCCGTCCTCGATGGCGGCGGCGACCTCGCCGAGGGCGCCGGTGTAGTAGTCGACGCGGCGGCGGTCGTCGGCGGTGGCGATGCCGTTCTCGGTGACGATCAGCGGGACGTCGTCGCCGATGAGGTCGGCGGTGTGGCGCAGGGCGTGGCCGACGGCGGTCGGGTAGTACTCCCACTGGGTGAGGGTGCGCTCCACGTCGGCGGGGGCCGGGACCGGGCCGTTCGGGGCGATCTTGGTGCGGGTGTAGGACTGCACGCCGATCCAGTCGTCACCGCGGGCGGCCTCGATGAAGACGTCCTCGCGCGGGTACCGGTACGCGGCGGTGGTCTGCTCGGCGCCGGGGAGGGCCTGGTAGACCTGGTTGGCGATGGTCCAGCCGACCTGGATGTCGGGGTGGTTGGCGCGGACCGTCTTGACGGCCGCGTGGTGCGCGGCGATCACCGCGTGGGTGGTCTCCTCGTCCGGGGTGGGCAGTCCGGCGGGCGGGAAGCCCTGGTTGCCCGCCTTCGCGGCACCGGCCATCACGGCGATCATGTTCGGCTCGTTGATGGTGCACACGTGCCGGACGCCGTCGGCGATGATCGGCGCGCACCGGTCGACGTAGCGGGCGAACAGGTCGACGGCGCCGTCGGCGGTCCAGCCGCCGAGGTCCTCGAACCACTGCGGGACGGTGAAGTGGTGCAGGGTGACCATGGGGCGCAGGCCGCGGGCGAGGGCGCCGTCGACCATCCGCCGGTAGTGGGCGATCTCGGCGCGCGAGAAGTGGCCGGGGGCGGGCTCGATGCGGGACCACTCGATGCCGAACCGGTAGTCGGTGAAGCCGAGTTCGGCGAGCAGGTCCATGTCCTGCTCCCAGCGGTGGTAGCTGTCGCAGGCGTCGAGGCTGGGCTCCTCGATACCGGCCGCCGGGTCGT
The sequence above is a segment of the Streptomyces griseoviridis genome. Coding sequences within it:
- a CDS encoding glycoside hydrolase family 1 protein — translated: MTQTTRFPDGFLWGASTAGHQIEGNNVNSDWWRKEHDPAAGIEEPSLDACDSYHRWEQDMDLLAELGFTDYRFGIEWSRIEPAPGHFSRAEIAHYRRMVDGALARGLRPMVTLHHFTVPQWFEDLGGWTADGAVDLFARYVDRCAPIIADGVRHVCTINEPNMIAVMAGAAKAGNQGFPPAGLPTPDEETTHAVIAAHHAAVKTVRANHPDIQVGWTIANQVYQALPGAEQTTAAYRYPREDVFIEAARGDDWIGVQSYTRTKIAPNGPVPAPADVERTLTQWEYYPTAVGHALRHTADLIGDDVPLIVTENGIATADDRRRVDYYTGALGEVAAAIEDGLNVQGYLAWSALDNYEWGSFAPTFGLIAVDPTTFERTAKPSAVWLGGLGRERALPRR